Proteins encoded by one window of Nasonia vitripennis strain AsymCx chromosome 5, Nvit_psr_1.1, whole genome shotgun sequence:
- the LOC103317856 gene encoding uncharacterized protein LOC103317856, whose translation MHSPEDEDEEPEIASRISQLRAVLQELRLELYREKLNLQLEHHRSVGGSVSASCCWSIFNSAAAGGKEASLDRQSSPSNPVIVESEDKAADPDLAGFYKSKIDELEADCCEGLNRIRSRFTESSSSSSGSFDRLKAFDSGDAPSELQLLLLDSKSTLRKEEPVETLWTAIDEPFSEADFSSLMNE comes from the exons ATGCACAGCCCGGaagacgaggacgaggagccGGAAATCGCGTCGCGAATCTCGCAACTTCGGGCGGTACTGCAGGAGCTGCGCCTCGAGCTGTATCGGGAAAAACTTAACCTCCAGCTCGAGCATCATCGCTCGGTCGGCGGCTCCGTCTCCGCTTCTTGCTGCTGGTCGATTTTCAACTCCGCCGCTGCTGGCGGCAAAGAGGCCAGTCTAG ATCGGCAAAGCTCTCCGTCGAACCCGGTGATCGTCGAG TCGGAGGATAAAGCGGCGGATCCGGACCTGGCGGGCTTCTACAAGAGCAAGATCGACGAGCTCGAGGCCGACTGCTGCGAGGGTCTGAACCGGATCCGCTCGAGGTTTACCGagtcctcgtcctcgtcctcggGTTCCTTCGATCGACTCAAGGCCTTCGACTCGGGTGACGCTCCGAGCGaactgcagctgctgctgctcgactCAAA ATCGACCTTGAGGAAGGAGGAGCCGGTGGAGACGCTGTGGACGGCAATCGACGAGCCATTCAGCGAGGCCGACTTTTCGAGCTTGATGAACGAGTGA